One genomic region from Balneola sp. encodes:
- the tkt gene encoding transketolase, translated as MPASKLDQLCVNTIRTLSMDAVEKANSGHPGMPMGMADVAYVLWTKYLKHNPKNPAWFDRDRFILSAGHGSMLLYSLLHLTGYDLSLDEIKNFRQMGSKTPGHPEYGMTPGIETTTGPLGQGLATGVGMAMAENHLGAKFNMGGHSIVDHYTYAIISDGDLMEGVSHEAASLAGHLGLGKLIYLYDSNKISIEGSTDLAFTEDVSKRFDAYDWHVVEIDGHDHDQISSAIEEAQNVTDKPSLVVCKTKIGFGSPNKEGKESSHGSPLGSDEIKLTKEAYGWDPDKSFYIPDEALEVFRNSVTEGAKAEATWKKKFDAYSAEFEAEAEQFSSRMNRKIPENLESALPEFPADEKGMASRAASGKVINAIKDVLPALFGGSADLAPSTKTDIDGEGEYGKETPEGRTIHFGVREFGMAAAVNGMALHGGVVPFGATFFVFTDYLRPALRLAALMKSPSIFVMTHDSIGLGEDGPTHQPIEHLSSIRSMPNVLILRPGDANEVSHAWKAAINNASGPSVLVLTRQNMPTFERTATNSASLVEKGAYIFSDSDKETPDAILIGTGSELQFAVEAKAKLAGKGIDARVVSMPSWELFEKQDASYKESVLPKAVTNRVSVEAGSTFGWERYVGLEGTAIGVDSFGESAPFEELYEHFGLTTDAVAEAAS; from the coding sequence ATGCCTGCTTCCAAGCTAGATCAGCTCTGCGTAAATACAATTCGAACTCTGTCAATGGATGCCGTTGAAAAAGCTAACTCAGGACATCCAGGGATGCCTATGGGAATGGCTGATGTTGCCTATGTTTTATGGACAAAGTATTTAAAGCATAATCCGAAAAATCCTGCTTGGTTCGATCGTGATCGTTTCATTTTGTCTGCAGGACATGGGTCTATGCTACTCTATAGTTTACTTCATCTTACAGGCTACGATTTGAGCCTTGATGAGATCAAAAACTTCAGGCAAATGGGTAGTAAAACACCAGGTCATCCAGAATATGGGATGACACCGGGCATTGAAACTACTACGGGACCATTAGGTCAGGGTTTAGCAACTGGAGTAGGAATGGCGATGGCTGAGAATCACCTTGGCGCCAAGTTTAATATGGGCGGTCATTCTATTGTAGACCATTACACTTATGCCATAATTAGTGATGGAGATTTGATGGAGGGAGTTTCTCACGAAGCGGCTTCACTTGCAGGTCACCTTGGACTTGGTAAGTTGATTTACCTATACGATTCTAACAAGATTTCAATTGAAGGTTCTACGGATTTAGCTTTTACAGAAGATGTATCAAAGCGATTTGATGCCTATGATTGGCATGTAGTTGAGATCGATGGTCATGATCATGATCAAATTTCATCTGCTATTGAAGAAGCACAGAATGTAACAGATAAACCATCTTTAGTTGTCTGTAAGACAAAGATAGGATTTGGATCTCCAAACAAAGAGGGGAAAGAATCATCACATGGATCTCCTTTGGGTAGTGATGAGATCAAGCTCACAAAAGAAGCTTACGGATGGGATCCGGATAAATCTTTTTATATCCCTGATGAAGCTCTCGAAGTTTTTAGAAATTCTGTTACTGAAGGAGCTAAGGCTGAGGCAACATGGAAGAAAAAGTTTGATGCGTATTCAGCTGAATTTGAGGCAGAAGCTGAACAGTTTAGTAGTCGGATGAATCGAAAGATTCCTGAGAACCTGGAAAGTGCTTTGCCTGAATTTCCTGCTGATGAGAAGGGGATGGCTTCAAGAGCTGCATCCGGTAAAGTGATTAATGCCATCAAAGATGTTTTACCTGCTCTTTTCGGTGGGTCTGCAGATCTGGCTCCTAGTACAAAAACAGATATTGACGGGGAAGGAGAATATGGAAAAGAAACACCAGAAGGACGTACCATTCATTTTGGAGTACGTGAATTTGGAATGGCGGCAGCCGTAAACGGCATGGCTCTGCATGGCGGAGTTGTTCCATTTGGAGCTACATTCTTTGTGTTTACAGATTATCTGAGACCTGCATTGCGTTTAGCTGCTCTAATGAAGTCGCCATCTATTTTTGTTATGACTCATGATAGTATTGGACTGGGTGAAGACGGACCTACTCATCAGCCGATTGAGCATCTTTCAAGTATAAGATCAATGCCAAATGTATTGATTCTTCGTCCGGGAGATGCCAATGAAGTATCTCACGCCTGGAAAGCAGCAATTAATAATGCTTCCGGCCCATCCGTACTGGTATTGACGCGACAGAACATGCCAACTTTTGAAAGAACTGCAACCAATTCTGCTTCATTAGTTGAAAAAGGAGCTTACATCTTTTCTGATTCTGATAAAGAAACTCCGGATGCTATACTAATCGGAACTGGATCAGAGCTGCAGTTTGCTGTAGAAGCCAAGGCTAAGCTAGCTGGTAAAGGCATAGACGCACGAGTGGTGAGTATGCCTAGCTGGGAGTTGTTCGAGAAGCAAGACGCCTCATACAAAGAATCTGTACTTCCAAAAGCAGTTACAAACCGTGTGTCGGTCGAAGCCGGCTCTACTTTTGGCTGGGAACGTTATGTAGGTTTGGAAGGAACGGCAATAGGTGTGGATAGCTTCGGAGAGTCAGCGCCTTTTGAAGAATTATATGAGCATTTTGGCCTTACTACAGATGCTGTAGCAGAAGCTGCCTCTTAA
- a CDS encoding betaine-aldehyde dehydrogenase has product MSNNTETKDAPYKPTSPNSKLDFESVWEYAPAPQSSDFVEVKEQYNLFIGGKFVKPSKGRYFKSTNPATEEEITEFAEATQKDVDNAVKAARKAFEGEWSRISAKERGKYLYRIARMLQERAREFAVLESMDGGKPIRESRDVDIPLVAAYFFYYAGWADKLEYAFPGKKPKPLGVCGQIIPWNFPLLMLAWKIAPALACGNTVVLKPAETTSLTALKFAELVKDCGLPDGVINIVTGAGQTGAEIVNHKDIDKVAFTGSTNVGKIIQKSLAGTDKKYTLELGGKGALVVFEDAPIDQAVEGIINAIYFNQGHVCCAGSRLLVQEGVADKVIAKLKDRLETLIVGDPLDKNTDIGAINSKEQFETVNKYLELGVEEGADVYQSKCDIPENGYFIRPTLFTNVSQSNRVVQEEIFGPVLTVQTFRTADEGIEKANNTPYGLASGVWTDKGSKIFKMGSKMRAGVIWANTYNKFDPTSPFGGYKESGVGREGGLHGLAAYTKI; this is encoded by the coding sequence ATGTCTAACAACACAGAAACTAAAGACGCACCGTACAAACCGACCTCCCCTAACTCAAAATTAGATTTCGAGTCAGTTTGGGAATACGCTCCTGCCCCGCAAAGTTCTGACTTTGTAGAAGTTAAAGAGCAGTATAATCTCTTTATTGGCGGGAAATTTGTAAAGCCCTCTAAAGGCCGATATTTCAAGAGTACGAATCCCGCTACGGAAGAAGAAATAACTGAGTTTGCAGAAGCCACTCAAAAAGATGTGGATAATGCCGTAAAAGCGGCTCGAAAAGCTTTTGAAGGAGAATGGTCGCGCATTTCAGCTAAAGAGCGTGGGAAATATCTTTACCGAATTGCACGTATGCTTCAGGAACGTGCTCGGGAGTTTGCCGTACTTGAATCGATGGATGGCGGAAAGCCAATTCGGGAATCACGCGATGTTGACATTCCTTTAGTAGCAGCCTACTTCTTTTATTACGCCGGCTGGGCCGACAAGCTGGAATATGCTTTCCCCGGTAAAAAACCGAAACCACTGGGAGTATGTGGACAGATCATCCCTTGGAATTTTCCTTTATTGATGCTCGCTTGGAAAATAGCTCCTGCCCTCGCCTGCGGAAATACCGTTGTATTAAAACCAGCTGAAACGACCTCCCTGACCGCTCTTAAGTTTGCAGAACTTGTGAAGGATTGTGGCCTTCCCGACGGAGTTATCAATATAGTAACCGGAGCCGGTCAAACAGGTGCTGAGATTGTTAACCATAAAGATATTGACAAAGTAGCCTTCACCGGTTCTACCAATGTCGGAAAGATCATTCAAAAATCACTCGCGGGAACTGATAAAAAGTACACTCTTGAATTGGGTGGAAAAGGCGCCCTCGTTGTTTTTGAAGACGCTCCTATTGATCAGGCTGTGGAAGGTATTATTAATGCCATCTACTTTAACCAAGGTCACGTTTGTTGTGCCGGTTCGCGATTATTGGTACAGGAAGGTGTGGCAGATAAAGTTATCGCCAAGCTAAAAGATAGACTGGAAACGCTGATTGTTGGTGATCCTTTAGACAAGAATACCGACATCGGTGCCATCAATTCTAAAGAACAGTTTGAAACCGTAAATAAATATCTTGAATTGGGTGTTGAGGAAGGCGCAGATGTCTACCAAAGTAAATGTGATATCCCGGAAAATGGATATTTTATTCGCCCTACTCTTTTCACGAACGTATCACAATCAAATCGCGTAGTTCAGGAAGAAATTTTTGGACCTGTGTTAACAGTTCAAACATTCCGTACAGCCGATGAAGGTATCGAAAAAGCCAACAATACCCCTTATGGTTTAGCTAGTGGCGTATGGACGGATAAAGGCTCTAAGATTTTCAAAATGGGCAGCAAGATGAGGGCCGGAGTTATCTGGGCTAACACCTACAATAAGTTCGACCCAACCTCACCATTTGGCGGCTACAAAGAAAGTGGTGTGGGACGCGAAGGCGGTCTCCACGGATTAGCTGCTTACACAAAAATTTAA
- a CDS encoding TIGR00730 family Rossman fold protein — protein MSKEIREFPKQNQSNGYDRDIWSIFKVMGEFVEGYDKLFQIGPCISIFGSARTTPDNEYYEKAIETADKITRKGFGVITGGGPGIMEAANKGAEQGNGKSVGLGISLPFEQGINQHVDPELSINFNYFFVRKVMFVKYAQGFIVFPGGFGTLDELFESLTLIQTRKIDEIPIVLFGSEYWAGLVDWMERTMKEWGTISDKDTKLFHVTDSTDEAVDIICDFYSQKEPMPNF, from the coding sequence ATGAGTAAAGAGATCAGAGAATTTCCAAAACAAAATCAGAGTAACGGCTATGATCGTGATATTTGGAGCATCTTTAAGGTGATGGGTGAATTTGTTGAAGGCTATGACAAGCTTTTTCAAATAGGTCCTTGTATTTCCATTTTTGGTTCAGCCCGCACAACTCCGGATAATGAATATTATGAAAAAGCTATTGAGACGGCCGATAAAATAACCCGTAAAGGTTTTGGAGTTATAACTGGTGGCGGACCAGGAATTATGGAAGCAGCAAACAAAGGGGCTGAACAGGGTAACGGTAAGTCGGTAGGTCTTGGCATCAGTTTGCCTTTTGAGCAGGGGATCAATCAGCACGTAGACCCTGAATTATCCATCAACTTTAACTACTTTTTTGTGCGTAAGGTGATGTTTGTAAAATATGCACAGGGCTTTATCGTTTTCCCCGGCGGCTTTGGTACACTTGACGAGCTTTTTGAAAGTTTAACGCTGATCCAAACCCGTAAAATAGATGAAATACCTATAGTGCTATTTGGCAGTGAGTATTGGGCAGGTCTGGTTGACTGGATGGAAAGAACTATGAAAGAGTGGGGGACGATATCTGATAAAGACACGAAGCTATTTCATGTAACAGATTCTACTGACGAGGCTGTTGATATTATTTGCGACTTTTACAGCCAAAAAGAGCCAATGCCAAATTTTTAG
- a CDS encoding chromosome partitioning protein ParA, with amino-acid sequence MGKVISIANQKGGVGKTTTAINLAASLAAVEHPTLVIDIDPQSNTTSGLGIDSKTVTNSVYEVMIGSTDIDETIRKTELDFLDLVPAHINLVGAEIEMIDREERERILKKAIESVRDKYDFVIIDCPPSLGLLTINALTASDSIVIPVQCEYFALEGLGQLLNTIKIVRQHLNPELDIEGVLLTMYDTRTRLSNQVADEVKRYFDDRVFKSVISRNVRLAEAPSFGKPALLYDSTSVGSKNYLALAREIIKRNKKMFKNSPVLTD; translated from the coding sequence ATGGGAAAAGTCATTTCAATTGCCAATCAGAAAGGTGGAGTAGGTAAAACAACTACGGCAATTAATTTAGCCGCGAGTTTAGCGGCCGTAGAACATCCAACGCTTGTTATAGACATTGATCCCCAAAGCAACACTACCAGTGGGCTGGGCATTGATTCTAAAACCGTTACGAATTCGGTTTATGAGGTTATGATTGGGAGTACTGATATTGATGAGACTATTCGCAAGACGGAGCTCGACTTCCTCGATTTAGTTCCGGCGCATATCAACCTTGTTGGTGCTGAAATTGAAATGATTGATCGAGAAGAACGCGAGAGAATTCTGAAAAAGGCGATCGAAAGTGTTCGTGACAAATATGACTTTGTAATTATAGATTGTCCGCCTTCTCTTGGTTTATTAACTATTAATGCGCTTACAGCTTCAGACTCAATTGTAATTCCTGTACAGTGCGAATATTTTGCCCTTGAAGGATTAGGTCAGCTTTTGAATACTATTAAGATTGTTCGGCAACATTTGAATCCTGAGTTAGACATTGAAGGTGTACTTTTAACGATGTATGACACACGAACAAGACTTTCCAATCAGGTGGCTGATGAGGTTAAACGGTATTTTGATGACCGTGTATTCAAGTCTGTTATCTCCCGAAACGTAAGGTTAGCTGAAGCCCCAAGTTTTGGAAAACCTGCTCTGCTTTATGATTCTACGAGTGTGGGTTCTAAAAACTACCTCGCACTAGCTCGGGAAATCATCAAGAGAAATAAAAAAATGTTTAAGAACAGCCCGGTTCTTACTGATTAA
- the deoC gene encoding deoxyribose-phosphate aldolase — protein sequence MKYPDFNQTIPIDNVGVEERVSRLNKRSIKKESKVQALKLALSMIDLTTLEGKDSPGKVIQLCKKAKQPHPSMPNLPTVAAVCVYPSMVGIAKKELKGTDINVASVATAFPSGQAPLSMRLEDTKFAVSEGADEIDMVISRGAFLKGDFELVFDEIAAVKEACGDAHLKVILETGELHTYENVRKASDLAMHAGADFIKTSTGKMSPAATQPVTLVMLEAIRDFYYETDKMIGMKPAGGIRTAKQAIQYLVIVKETLGAAWLNNEYFRFGASSLTNDLLMQIVKQDTGNYQSLDYFSAD from the coding sequence ATGAAATATCCTGATTTCAACCAAACGATACCCATCGATAATGTTGGAGTTGAAGAACGAGTATCCAGGTTGAACAAACGCAGTATCAAGAAAGAATCAAAAGTTCAGGCTTTAAAACTCGCCTTGAGCATGATTGATCTGACCACCCTGGAAGGAAAAGATTCGCCAGGGAAAGTCATCCAGCTTTGCAAGAAAGCAAAACAACCTCATCCTTCTATGCCAAACCTGCCTACTGTTGCAGCGGTATGTGTGTACCCAAGTATGGTTGGTATTGCCAAGAAAGAACTTAAAGGAACAGATATCAACGTAGCGAGTGTGGCAACAGCTTTCCCAAGTGGACAGGCTCCTCTTTCTATGCGACTTGAAGATACCAAGTTTGCCGTTTCTGAAGGTGCTGATGAAATTGATATGGTTATTAGCCGTGGTGCCTTTTTGAAAGGTGACTTCGAATTAGTTTTCGATGAGATTGCAGCCGTCAAAGAAGCCTGCGGTGATGCTCATTTAAAAGTGATTTTAGAAACCGGCGAACTTCACACTTATGAAAATGTTCGCAAAGCCAGCGATTTAGCTATGCATGCCGGGGCTGACTTTATAAAAACCTCAACCGGGAAAATGAGTCCTGCAGCCACACAACCTGTAACCTTGGTAATGCTGGAAGCCATTCGTGATTTTTATTACGAAACTGACAAGATGATTGGCATGAAACCAGCCGGTGGAATAAGAACTGCGAAACAAGCTATCCAATATCTGGTTATAGTAAAAGAAACACTAGGTGCTGCCTGGCTTAATAACGAATATTTCAGATTTGGAGCCAGTTCCTTGACTAATGATTTGCTCATGCAGATCGTGAAACAAGATACCGGCAATTACCAATCACTTGATTATTTTTCTGCTGATTAA
- a CDS encoding peptidase S9 family protein has product MLLRRQSILSFIFLLIFSISASAQVDESYFDYMDLFDLQMVGTPAISPDGKTVIYERHQFDAMTDRRFVNLWSISFSGDNHIPLTSGTDYYGNVAWSPSGNRIAYTSSNEGSNQIFVRWMDSGATSSITNLTESPGNISWSPDGSRILFSKFVPASSSSRIANLPSPPEGAKWEKSAVVIDKAVYRRDGGGYVDDGYTHLFLISAEGGAPRQITSGNYDYNDATWTPDGQHIMFTSDRSDDADLDPNNEQIYQINIESGEITQITDKRGPHGNPKISPDGKLIAYTGYVDEFVGYQQGELYIMNRDGSNQRSISEDFDESISSITWANNSKSLFFRYDEEGNSKVGNINLDGDITSIAQNLGSPSSGRPYGGGSYSVSKNGRFAFSAITTTRPTELAGGHFPTKMANRTLTDLNGEFFASTKVGSTEEFWVESSVDDFKVQGWIITPPDFDPTKKYPMILEIHGGPHTNYGSRFTPELQFMASRGYVVVYTNPRGSTSYGEEFAAYINHNYPSEDHDDLMDAVDYVVDQGYIDEDNLFITGGSGGGVLSAWAIGKTDRFSAAVVAKPVINWFSFALTADGSPYYSKYWFTKKPWEDPDQYFERSPISLVGNVSTPTMLLTGEQDYRTPMSETEQYYAALKLQNVDAAMVRIQGSGHGIAGKPSNLFRKVAYIVGWFDMYKE; this is encoded by the coding sequence ATGCTTTTAAGACGCCAATCTATCTTATCCTTTATATTTCTTCTCATTTTCTCCATTTCAGCATCTGCCCAGGTTGATGAATCCTATTTTGACTATATGGATTTATTCGACCTTCAGATGGTTGGTACTCCGGCAATATCTCCGGATGGGAAAACCGTTATTTACGAACGCCATCAGTTTGATGCGATGACAGACCGCCGGTTTGTGAACCTTTGGAGCATCTCTTTTTCCGGTGATAACCATATCCCACTTACTTCAGGAACCGATTACTATGGAAATGTGGCTTGGTCACCCAGTGGCAATCGAATCGCTTATACCTCCAGCAATGAAGGGTCCAACCAAATTTTTGTTCGATGGATGGATTCCGGTGCAACCTCTTCCATCACCAACCTTACTGAAAGTCCCGGCAACATAAGTTGGTCACCGGATGGCAGCAGGATCTTGTTCTCCAAATTTGTTCCGGCTTCTTCATCATCTCGAATTGCTAACCTGCCTTCTCCTCCCGAAGGAGCCAAATGGGAGAAATCAGCCGTAGTTATTGATAAAGCTGTTTACCGAAGAGATGGCGGCGGATACGTAGATGACGGATATACTCATCTATTTTTAATTTCAGCTGAAGGCGGTGCCCCCCGACAGATTACCTCTGGAAACTATGATTACAACGATGCAACCTGGACTCCTGACGGGCAACACATCATGTTTACTTCTGATCGTTCTGATGATGCAGACCTCGATCCTAATAACGAGCAGATTTATCAGATAAATATTGAATCCGGCGAAATAACTCAGATCACAGACAAACGAGGACCGCACGGAAACCCAAAAATCTCTCCTGACGGTAAATTAATTGCCTATACCGGCTATGTAGACGAATTTGTTGGATATCAGCAAGGGGAACTTTACATCATGAACCGCGATGGCTCTAACCAAAGAAGTATTTCTGAAGATTTTGACGAAAGTATTTCTTCTATCACTTGGGCCAATAACAGCAAGTCCCTTTTCTTTAGGTATGATGAAGAAGGAAACAGTAAAGTGGGCAATATTAACCTTGATGGTGATATTACTTCAATTGCTCAAAACTTAGGAAGTCCATCATCCGGTCGACCTTACGGTGGTGGTTCTTATTCTGTATCCAAAAACGGACGGTTTGCATTTTCGGCAATCACAACAACAAGGCCTACAGAATTAGCGGGGGGACATTTCCCTACCAAAATGGCGAATAGAACGCTCACTGATCTTAACGGTGAGTTTTTTGCATCAACTAAAGTAGGCTCTACTGAAGAGTTTTGGGTAGAATCATCCGTGGATGACTTCAAAGTTCAGGGCTGGATTATAACTCCACCCGATTTCGATCCAACCAAAAAATACCCCATGATTTTAGAAATTCATGGTGGTCCGCATACCAACTATGGCAGCCGGTTTACTCCGGAACTTCAGTTCATGGCAAGCCGTGGATATGTAGTTGTTTATACCAATCCAAGAGGAAGTACCAGCTATGGAGAAGAGTTTGCGGCCTATATCAATCACAATTACCCAAGTGAAGACCACGACGATCTTATGGATGCCGTAGATTACGTAGTTGATCAAGGATATATCGATGAAGACAACCTATTTATAACCGGTGGTAGCGGCGGTGGAGTTTTAAGTGCATGGGCTATCGGTAAAACGGACAGGTTCAGTGCAGCAGTAGTCGCAAAGCCCGTGATCAACTGGTTTAGTTTTGCCTTAACAGCGGATGGAAGTCCTTACTACAGCAAATATTGGTTCACCAAAAAGCCCTGGGAAGATCCGGACCAATACTTTGAACGCTCTCCTATTTCTTTGGTTGGAAATGTTTCTACACCAACCATGTTGCTTACCGGTGAACAGGATTACAGAACACCGATGAGTGAAACGGAACAATATTATGCCGCTTTAAAATTGCAAAACGTCGATGCTGCTATGGTACGCATTCAGGGTTCCGGTCATGGGATTGCTGGAAAACCAAGTAACCTCTTCCGCAAAGTAGCTTACATTGTGGGCTGGTTCGATATGTACAAAGAATAG
- a CDS encoding aldehyde dehydrogenase: MSDQRIDVKKTYKMYVGGNFPRSESGRTYKVFDSDKNLIANVCQGSRKDFRDAVRIARGAFGGWSSRSAYNRGQILYRIAEMLEDRRDQFMRELGPIGFKTAEAEADINASIDRLIYYAGWADKYQQVFGSINPVASSHFNFSMLEPTGVVAAFAPEKSPLLGLVSTIAPIIVGGNTCIILASEDYPLPAMSFAEVLNSSDVPGGVVNILSGKREELAEHFSTHMDVNAMLYTDKLPKEMKKLIDENASLNVKRIIKKPIEDWYSEEAQSPYLLTDFQETKTTWHPVGF, translated from the coding sequence ATGTCTGACCAAAGAATTGACGTTAAAAAGACTTACAAAATGTATGTGGGCGGTAACTTCCCCAGAAGTGAATCCGGACGGACCTACAAAGTATTTGATAGCGATAAAAACTTAATCGCAAATGTATGCCAAGGCTCCCGAAAGGATTTTCGGGATGCGGTTAGAATTGCCCGCGGTGCTTTTGGAGGATGGAGTTCACGAAGCGCCTATAATCGTGGACAAATTCTATATCGAATAGCTGAAATGCTGGAAGATCGACGGGATCAGTTTATGCGAGAATTGGGTCCTATCGGTTTTAAAACAGCTGAAGCAGAAGCTGATATCAACGCTTCTATAGACCGACTTATTTATTACGCAGGCTGGGCTGACAAGTATCAGCAGGTGTTTGGTTCAATAAATCCAGTAGCTAGTTCTCACTTTAATTTTAGTATGCTTGAGCCAACCGGTGTGGTTGCAGCATTCGCTCCAGAAAAAAGTCCACTTTTGGGATTAGTCTCAACAATAGCTCCTATTATTGTTGGTGGAAATACGTGTATCATATTAGCCTCTGAAGATTACCCGCTACCTGCAATGAGCTTCGCTGAGGTTTTAAACTCCTCGGATGTTCCCGGTGGAGTAGTTAACATTCTTTCCGGAAAACGTGAAGAATTAGCGGAACATTTCAGTACTCATATGGATGTAAATGCAATGTTATACACTGATAAACTTCCAAAGGAAATGAAAAAGCTGATTGATGAAAATGCTTCACTAAATGTGAAACGTATTATCAAAAAGCCTATTGAAGATTGGTACTCCGAGGAAGCACAATCTCCATATTTACTGACCGACTTCCAGGAAACTAAAACTACCTGGCATCCCGTTGGATTTTAA
- a CDS encoding sodium:proton exchanger codes for MLFAVSLPFLNEIVALFMVSVLIAYICYRIKLVPIAGFLIAGVIIGPNALGIVQDQELVDMLAEIGIILLLFTIGIEFSLDKLSRIRNAIFIGGGLQVLLSVGAVVGILMYFGVDWKVGIYTGCLVALSSTAIILGLFSEQGKTDTPVGRLSLAVLIFQDFAIIAMVLLVPILSGQSESVTDLFVVLGKAILLIIVVVLLARKIVPWILDKVAKTRRQELFLLTVIAICFGTAALTNLADVSLALGAFLAGLVVSESHYSDHAISEILPLKTIFNAVFFVSVGMLLDLQFVLENPLLLLGVAAGVLLLKFILSSISLLTLGYPIRIAAASGIVLAQIGEFSFVLERAGRVAGLTPGGFGEMGSQTFIAVSVLLMLLTPLFLHFSPNIGNLLAKTPLKHIGKKQKETEEEEGHEDLEDHVIIIGYGPAGRNLSRVLRESGIPFIVIEMNPESVNEMHRNGIPAIYGDASRTHILEHAQVLKAKLCVIAINDPAISPRIIKLANYLNPTIQIIVRTRYLSEADFLEKAGADIVVPEEMETTVRLFSNVLKAYMISNEEIEQHIRELRAEDYEIMRGSIQEAHLMVLQGLDEEGLHTRAVVVKEGSFAAGKSLADLKLRNDFEITVLTVNRGEKNIGNPSGDFTLQPGDRLVMVGLANRFAQAAEIFRESKNPIDFEE; via the coding sequence ATGCTCTTTGCTGTTAGTCTTCCCTTTTTAAACGAAATCGTTGCCCTTTTCATGGTCAGCGTTCTCATTGCCTACATTTGTTATAGAATTAAGCTGGTTCCTATTGCCGGCTTCCTGATTGCCGGAGTAATTATTGGCCCTAATGCCCTTGGTATTGTTCAAGACCAGGAATTGGTTGATATGCTGGCTGAAATCGGGATTATACTTCTGCTGTTTACCATCGGGATTGAATTCAGTTTAGACAAACTTTCACGGATCCGAAATGCGATTTTTATAGGTGGCGGCTTACAAGTTTTGCTTAGTGTCGGAGCTGTAGTCGGTATTTTAATGTACTTCGGGGTGGATTGGAAAGTTGGAATCTACACCGGCTGCCTTGTTGCTCTAAGTTCTACGGCTATTATTCTCGGACTTTTCAGCGAACAAGGAAAAACCGACACCCCGGTAGGCAGGCTTTCTTTGGCTGTACTTATTTTTCAGGATTTTGCCATCATCGCTATGGTGTTACTGGTCCCAATTTTATCAGGGCAAAGCGAATCAGTTACAGACTTGTTTGTTGTACTTGGGAAGGCCATTCTTTTAATCATAGTCGTTGTTTTGCTAGCCCGAAAAATAGTCCCCTGGATTTTAGACAAAGTAGCCAAAACCCGCCGACAAGAACTCTTCCTCCTTACCGTGATTGCTATCTGTTTTGGAACCGCAGCTCTTACCAACCTTGCGGATGTCAGCCTTGCCCTCGGCGCTTTCCTTGCCGGTTTAGTTGTTAGTGAAAGTCATTACAGCGACCATGCCATTAGTGAAATTCTACCCCTTAAAACTATTTTTAACGCCGTTTTCTTTGTTTCTGTAGGAATGCTGCTCGATTTACAGTTTGTACTGGAAAATCCATTATTACTACTAGGAGTAGCAGCCGGAGTTTTATTATTGAAGTTTATCTTGAGCTCTATAAGCTTATTAACGCTTGGCTACCCTATTCGAATTGCAGCTGCCTCAGGTATTGTACTTGCTCAAATTGGGGAATTTTCTTTTGTACTGGAAAGAGCCGGACGGGTCGCAGGTCTTACTCCTGGCGGCTTTGGAGAAATGGGTTCACAAACCTTTATTGCCGTTTCCGTTTTGCTAATGCTACTCACCCCTCTTTTTCTTCATTTCAGCCCAAACATTGGGAATTTATTAGCCAAAACGCCGCTCAAACATATTGGAAAAAAGCAGAAAGAAACTGAAGAAGAGGAAGGACATGAGGATTTAGAAGATCATGTAATCATCATTGGATACGGTCCGGCTGGTCGAAACCTTTCCCGGGTTTTGAGAGAATCAGGTATTCCGTTTATTGTGATTGAGATGAATCCAGAATCCGTAAATGAAATGCATCGAAATGGCATTCCGGCTATTTATGGTGATGCTTCCAGAACTCACATTTTAGAACATGCTCAGGTTCTGAAGGCCAAACTTTGTGTGATCGCTATTAATGATCCGGCAATCAGTCCACGAATAATCAAGCTCGCAAACTACCTCAACCCTACCATCCAAATCATTGTAAGAACCCGCTATTTATCTGAAGCCGATTTCCTGGAAAAAGCTGGAGCCGATATCGTAGTTCCTGAAGAAATGGAGACCACCGTCCGCCTATTTTCAAATGTTTTAAAGGCATACATGATCTCTAACGAGGAAATTGAACAGCATATTCGGGAATTACGAGCGGAAGACTACGAGATTATGCGGGGAAGCATTCAGGAAGCACACTTAATGGTATTGCAAGGTCTAGATGAGGAAGGACTTCATACCCGCGCAGTAGTAGTTAAGGAAGGATCTTTTGCAGCCGGAAAGTCTTTGGCTGACCTGAAGCTCAGAAATGATTTTGAGATTACCGTTCTCACTGTAAATCGTGGAGAGAAGAATATCGGAAATCCTTCCGGAGACTTTACCCTCCAGCCCGGAGACAGACTTGTAATGGTTGGGCTTGCAAACCGTTTTGCTCAAGCAGCAGAAATTTTCAGAGAGTCTAAAAACCCTATCGACTTTGAAGAATAG